Proteins from a genomic interval of Tenacibaculum sp. SZ-18:
- the rpsB gene encoding 30S ribosomal protein S2, whose protein sequence is MANIQELLESGVHFGHLTRKWNPNMAPYIYTERNGVHIIDLYKTSAKIDEATAALQKIANSGRKILFVATKKQAKDIVAEKAKSVNMPYITERWPGGMLTNFVTIRKAVKKMASIDRMKQDGSFDALSKREKLQINRQREKLEKNLGSISDMTRLPGALFVIDVKKEHIAIAEAQKLNIPIFAMVDTNSDPRPIDFVIPANDDASKSIDKVLSYVTESISEGLAERKADKEKAKTEKEAQTTEAKAEEAK, encoded by the coding sequence ATGGCAAACATTCAAGAATTATTAGAAAGTGGAGTACACTTCGGACACTTAACTAGAAAGTGGAACCCAAATATGGCTCCTTACATTTATACTGAGCGTAATGGTGTTCACATCATTGACTTGTATAAAACTTCAGCTAAAATTGATGAAGCTACTGCAGCTCTACAAAAAATAGCTAACTCAGGACGTAAAATCTTATTCGTTGCTACTAAGAAGCAAGCTAAAGATATCGTTGCTGAAAAAGCAAAATCAGTAAACATGCCTTACATCACTGAAAGATGGCCAGGTGGTATGTTAACTAACTTCGTTACTATCCGTAAAGCTGTAAAGAAAATGGCTTCTATTGATAGAATGAAACAAGATGGTTCTTTTGATGCATTATCTAAAAGAGAAAAATTACAAATTAACCGTCAACGTGAAAAATTAGAAAAGAATTTAGGTTCTATCTCTGATATGACTCGTTTACCAGGTGCATTATTTGTAATTGACGTAAAGAAAGAGCACATTGCTATTGCTGAAGCTCAAAAATTAAACATTCCTATCTTTGCAATGGTTGATACAAACTCTGATCCAAGACCGATCGATTTTGTAATTCCTGCAAATGATGATGCTTCTAAGTCAATTGACAAAGTTTTATCTTATGTTACTGAATCAATTTCTGAAGGGTTAGCTGAAAGAAAAGCTGATAAGGAAAAAGCTAAAACAGAGAAAGAAGCTCAAACTACTGAAGCAAAAGCTGAAGAAGCAAAATAA